The Carassius auratus strain Wakin chromosome 40, ASM336829v1, whole genome shotgun sequence genome has a segment encoding these proteins:
- the cltcb gene encoding clathrin heavy chain 1 isoform X3 translates to MAQILPIRFQEHLQLQNLGINPANIGFSTLTMESDKFICIREKVGEQAQVVIIDMSDPNTPIRRPISADSAIMNPASKVIALKDAAKTLQIFNIEMKSKMKAHTMTEDVTFWKWISLNTVALVTDNAVYHWSMEGDSQPIKVFDRHSSLAGCQIINYRTDAKQKWLLLIGISAQQNRVVGAMQLYSVDRKVSQPIEGHAAGFAQFKMEGNAEESTLFCFAVRGQAGGKLHIIEVGTPPSGNQPFPKKAVDVFFPPEAQNDFPVAMQISSKHDVVFLITKYGYIHLYDLEMGTCIYMNRISGETIFVTASHEATSGIIGVNRKGQVLSVCVEEENIIPYITNVLQNPDLALRMAVRNNLAGAEELFARKFNNLFAGGNYSEAAKVAANAPKGILRTPDTIRRFQSVPAQPGQTSPLLQYFGILLDQGQLNKFESLELCRPVLQQGRKQLLEKWLKEDKLECSEELGDLVKSVDPTLALSVYLRANVPNKVIQCFAETGQFQKIVLYAKKVGYTPDWIFLLRNVMRVSPEQGLQFSQMLVQDEEPLADITQIVDVFMEYNLIQQCTSFLLDALKNNRPTESPLQTRLLEMNLMHAPQVADAILGNQMFTHYDRAHVAQLCEKAGLLQRALEHYTDLYDIKRAVVHTHLLNPEWLVNYFGSLSVEDSLECLRAMLSANIRQNLQICVQVASKYHEQLSTQSLTELFESFKSFEGLFYFLGSIVNFSQDPEVHFKYIQAACKTGQIKEVERICRESNCYDPERVKNFLKEAKLTDQLPLIIVCDRFDFVHDLVLYLYRNNLQKYIEIYVQKVNPSRLPVVIGGLLDVDCSEDVIKNLILVVRGQFSTDELVAEVEKRNRLKLLLPWLEARIHEGCEEPATHNALAKIYIDSNNNPERFLRENPYYDSRVVGKYCEKRDPHLACVAYERGQCDQELIHVCNENSLFKSLSRYLVRRKDPELWASVLLESNPYRRPLIDQVVQTALSETQDPEEVSVTVKAFMTADLPNELIELLEKIVLDNSIFSEHRNLQNLLILTAIKADRTRVMEYINRLDNYDAPDIANIAISNELFEEAFAIFRKFDVNTSAVQVLIEHIGNLDRAYEFAERCNEPAVWSQLAKAQLQKGLVKEAIDSYIKADDPSAYMEVGQAAAQSGNWEDLVKFLQMARKKARESYVETELIFALAKTNRLAELEEFINGPNNAHIQQVGDRCYDEKMYEAAKLLYNNVSNFGRLASTLVHLGEYQAAVDGARKANSTRTWKEVCFACVDGKEFRLAQMCGLHIVVHADELEELINYYQDRGYFEELITMLEAALGLERAHMGMFTELAILYSKFKPQKMREHLELFWSRVNIPKVLRAAEQAHLWGELVFLYDKYEEFDNAIITMMSHPSDAWKESQFKDIITKVANVELYYKATQFYLEFKPLLLNDLLIILSPRLDHTRAVNFFSKVKQLSLVKPYLRSVQNHNNKAVNEALNNLFITEEDYQALRTSIDAYDNFDNISLAQSLERHELIEFRRIAAYLFKGNNRWKQSVELCKKDKLYKDAMQYASESKDTELAEELLQWFLQEDKKECFAACLFTCYDLLRPDVVLETAWRHNLMDFSMPYFIQVMREYLSKVDKLDASESLRKEEEQLTEAQPIVYGTPQLMLTAGPSVAVPPQQPYGYGYPTATGYGQPAQPGFGYGM, encoded by the exons ATGGCTCAAATCCTGCCTATCCGCTTCCAGGAGCACCTGCAG CTCCAAAACCTGGGTATAAACCCAGCGAACATTGGGTTCAGCACCCTCACGATGGAGTCGGATAAGTTCATCTGCATCCGGGAGAAGGTGGGCGAACAGGCCCAGGTGGTGATCATCGACATGAGTGATCCGAATACCCCCATCCGCAGGCCCATCTCTGCAGACAGTGCCATCATGAACCCAGCCAGCAAAGTCATTGCTCTTAAAG ACG CGGCAAAAACCCTTCAgattttcaacattgaaatgaAGAGTAAGATGAAGGCCCACACCATGACCGAGGACGTTACGTTTTGGAAGTGGATCTCTCTCAATACCGTAGCACTTGTGACAGACAATGCGGTCTATCACTGGAGTATGGAAGGAGATTCGCAGCCCATCAAAGTCTTTGACCGACACTCCAGTTTAGCAGGCTGCCAAATTATCAATTACCGCACTGACGCCAAACAGAAATGGCTGCTTCTGATTGGAATTTCTGCACAG CAAAACCGTGTTGTGGGTGCAATGCAACTTTACTCAGTGGACAGAAAGGTGTCGCAGCCGATCGAAGGCCACGCTGCTGGATTTGCTCAGTTTAAAATGGAGGGAAATGCTGAGGAATCCACCCTTTTCTGCTTCGCTGTTCGGGGACAAGCTGGAGGAAAG TTGCACATTATTGAAGTTGGAACACCTCCGTCAGGTAATCAGCCGTTTCCAAAGAAAGCCGTCGACGTGTTTTTCCCTCCAGAGGCCCAGAACGATTTTCCAGTTGCCATGCAG ATAAGCTCCAAGCATGATGTTGTCTTTCTCATCACCAAATACGGCTACATCCACCTGTATGACCTTGAGATGGGCACCTGCATCTACATGAACCGGATCAGTGGAGAGACCATTTTTGTCACCGCCTCCCATGAAGCCACATCTGGCATTATTGGCGTGAACCGGAAAGGACAG GTGCTGTCTGTGTGCGTGGAGGAAGAAAACATCATCCCTTACATCACTAACGTGCTGCAGAACCCTGATCTGGCCCTCAGGATGGCCGTCCGCAACAACTTGGCAGGTGCCGAGGAGCTCTTTGCTCGCAAATTCAACAATCTGTTTGCTGGTGGAAACTACTCTGAAGCTGCCAAAGTGGCTGCCAATGCACCGAAG GGCATCCTGCGCACCCCAGACACCATCCGTCGGTTCCAGAGTGTTCCTGCTCAGCCCGGTCAGACTTCACCCCTGCTGCAGTACTTTGGGATCCTGCTGGACCAGGGCCAGCTGAACAAGTTTGAGTCACTGGAGCTTTGCAGGCCCGTCCTGCAGCAAGGCCGCAAACAGCTCCTGGAGAAATGGCTGAAAGAAGACAAG CTGGAGTGCTCTGAGGAGTTGGGTGATCTGGTGAAGTCTGTGGATCCAACTCTTGCGCTTAGCGTTTATCTAAGGGCCAACGTTCCCAACAAAGTGATCCAGTGTTTCGCAGAGACTGGGCAGTTCCAGAAAATTGTACTGTATGCAAAAAAG GTTGGCTACACTCCAGACTGGATCTTCCTGTTGAGGAACGTCATGCGGGTCAGTCCAGAACAAGGCCTGCAGTTCTCCCAAATGCTCGTTCAAGATGAGGAACCTCTGGCTGACATCACTCAG ATTGTGGATGTGTTCATGGAGTATAACCTGATCCAGCAGTGCACTTCTTTCCTGTTGGACGCGCTGAAGAACAACCGTCCCACTGAGAGTCCTTTGCAGACCCGTCTGTTGGAAATGAACTTGATGCATGCCCCACAG GTGGCAGATGCCATCCTGGGGAACCAGATGTTCACCCACTACGACCGGGCCCATGTGGCTCAGCTGTGTGAGAAGGCAGGTCTTCTACAGCGAGCTCTGGAGCACTACACTGACTTGTATGACATCAAACGGGCCGTGGTCCACACCCACCTGCTAAACCCAGAG TGGCTGGTGAACTACTTCGGCTCTCTGTCAGTGGAGGACTCTCTGGAGTGTCTGAGAGCCATGCTATCTGCTAACATCAGGCAGAACCTCCAGATCTGCGTCCAGGTGGCCTCCAAGTATCACGAGCAGCTCTCCACCCAGTCGCTCACAGAGCTCTTCGAGTCCTTCAAGAGCTTTGAGG GTCTGTTCTACTTTCTGGGCTCCATTGTGAACTTCAGCCAGGATCCAGAGGTTCACTTCAAATACATCCAGGCTGCCTGTAAAACTGGTCAAATCAAGGAAGTGGAGAGAATCTGCAGAGAGAGCAACTGTTACGATCCCGAGCGTGTCAAGAACTTCCTCAAG GAAGCAAAACTGACCGACCAGCTGCCCCTCATCATTGTGTGTGACCGCTTTGACTTTGTCCACGACCTGGTGCTCTACTTGTACCGCAACAACCTGCAGAAGTACATTGAGATCTATGTTCAGAAG GTTAACCCCAGCCGTTTACCCGTGGTGATTGGAGGGCTGCTGGACGTGGACTGCTCCGAGGACGTCATTAAGAATCTCATTCTGGTGGTCAGAGGCCAGTTCTCCACTGATGAGCTTGTGGCCGAGGTGGAGAAAAgaaacag ACTGAAGCTGCTTCTTCCGTGGTTGGAGGCCCGTATCCACGAGGGCTGTGAGGAACCTGCTACCCATAATGCCCTGGCTAAGATCTACATCGACAGCAACAACAACCCTGAGCGCTTCCTTCGAGAAAACCCATATTATGACAGTCGTGTTGTGGGGAAGTACTGTGAGAAGAGGGACCCCCATTTGGCCTGTGTGGCTTATGAGAGAGGACAGTGTGACCAAGAGCTCATCCAT GTTTGCAACGAGAACTCGCTCTTCAAGAGTCTGTCCCGATACCTTGTGCGGCGTAAGGACCCTGAGCTGTGGGCTAGTGTGCTTCTGGAAAGCAACCCCTACAGGAGACCCCTAATCGACCAG GTTGTTCAGACTGCCCTGTCTGAGACCCAGGACCCTGAAGAAGTCTCAGTTACTGTCAAAGCTTTCATGACTGCTGACCTGCCCAATGAACTCATTGAACTCCTGGAGAAGATCGTCCTGGACAACTCTATTTTCAGCGAACACAG GAACCTGCAGAACCTCCTGATCCTCACCGCCATTAAAGCTGACCGCACTCGTGTCATGGAGTACATCAACCGCCTCGACAACTATGACGCCCCAGACATCGCTAACATTGCCATTAGCAATGAGCTCTTCGAGGAGGCTTTTGCAATCTTCAGGAAGTTCGATGTGAACACCTCAGCAGTGCAG GTTCTCATCGAACACATTGGGAATCTGGACCGGGCTTATGAGTTTGCTGAGCGCTGTAATGAGCCGGCCGTGTGGAGTCAGCTGGCTAAAGCACAGCTGCAGAAGGGGCTGGTGAAAGAGGCCATCGACTCTTACATCAAAGCTGACGACCCTTCAGCCTACATGGAAGTGGGACAAGCTGCAGCCCAAAGTG gaAACTGGGAGGATCTGGTCAAGTTTCTGCAGATGGCTCGTAAGAAGGCTCGTGAATCGTATGTGGAGACCGAGCTGATCTTTGCCCTGGCCAAGACTAACCGTCTGGCTGAACTGGAGGAGTTTATCAATGGGCCAAACAACGCACACATTCAACAA GTTGGTGACCGATGCTATGACGAGAAGATGTACGAGGCAGCAAAACTACTTTATAACAATGTATCCAACTTTGGCCGTCTGGCCTCCACTCTGGTGCATCTCGGCGAGTATCAGGCTGCTGTCGATGGGGCCCGCAAGGCCAACAGCACAAGGACCTGGAAAGAG GTTTGCTTTGCCTGTGTTGATGGGAAGGAGTTTCGTCTGGCTCAGATGTGTGGATTACATATTGTCGTTCATGCTGATGAACTTGAGGAGCTCATCAACTACTACCAG GACCGTGGCTATTTCGAGGAGCTGATCACCATGTTGGAGGCGGCGCTGGGGTTGGAGCGCGCTCACATGGGCATGTTCACAGAACTGGCAATCCTCTACTCCAAATTCAAACCGCAGAAGATGAGGGAGCACCTGGAGCTCTTCTGGTCCAGAGTCAACATTCCCAAG GTTTTGAGGGCAGCAGAACAGGCTCACCTGTGGGGAGAGCTAGTCTTCCTGTATGATAAGTATGAGGAGTTTGACAACGCCATTATCACCATGATGAGCCATCCTTCAGATGCCTGGAAGGAGAGCCAGTTCAAGGACATCATAACCAAG GTTGCTAATGTTGAGCTGTATTACAAAGCCACCCAGTTCTACCTGGAGTTCAAACCGCTGTTACTGAATGACCTGTTGATCATATTGTCCCCACGTCTCGACCACACTCGTGCCGTCAACTTCTTCAGCAAG gTCAAGCAATTGTCGTTGGTGAAACCATACCTGAGATCTGTACAGAACCACAACAACAAGGCTGTAAATGAGGCTCTAAATAATCTCTTCATCACTGAGGAGGATTATCAG GCTCTGCGTACATCCATTGATGCTTACGATAACTTCGACAACATATCTCTGGCTCAGAGCTTGGAGAGGCACGAACTCATCGAGTTCAGGCGAATCGCCGCCTACCTGTTCAAAGGCAACAACCGCTGGAAACAGAGCGTGGAACTGTGCAAGAAAGACAAACTCTACAAG GACGCAATGCAGTATGCTTCAGAGTCAAAGGACACAGAGCTGGCTGAGGAGCTGCTGCAGTGGTTCTTGCAGGAAGACAAGAAAGAGTGTTTTGCTGCCTGCCTGTTCACCTGCTACGACCTGCTGAGGCCCGACGTGGTGCTGGAGACCGCCTGGAGGCACAACCTCATGGACTTCTCCATGCCCTACTTCATCCAGGTCATGAGGGAATACCTCAGCAAG
- the cltcb gene encoding clathrin heavy chain 1 isoform X4, protein MAQILPIRFQEHLQLQNLGINPANIGFSTLTMESDKFICIREKVGEQAQVVIIDMSDPNTPIRRPISADSAIMNPASKVIALKAAKTLQIFNIEMKSKMKAHTMTEDVTFWKWISLNTVALVTDNAVYHWSMEGDSQPIKVFDRHSSLAGCQIINYRTDAKQKWLLLIGISAQQNRVVGAMQLYSVDRKVSQPIEGHAAGFAQFKMEGNAEESTLFCFAVRGQAGGKLHIIEVGTPPSGNQPFPKKAVDVFFPPEAQNDFPVAMQISSKHDVVFLITKYGYIHLYDLEMGTCIYMNRISGETIFVTASHEATSGIIGVNRKGQVLSVCVEEENIIPYITNVLQNPDLALRMAVRNNLAGAEELFARKFNNLFAGGNYSEAAKVAANAPKGILRTPDTIRRFQSVPAQPGQTSPLLQYFGILLDQGQLNKFESLELCRPVLQQGRKQLLEKWLKEDKLECSEELGDLVKSVDPTLALSVYLRANVPNKVIQCFAETGQFQKIVLYAKKVGYTPDWIFLLRNVMRVSPEQGLQFSQMLVQDEEPLADITQIVDVFMEYNLIQQCTSFLLDALKNNRPTESPLQTRLLEMNLMHAPQVADAILGNQMFTHYDRAHVAQLCEKAGLLQRALEHYTDLYDIKRAVVHTHLLNPEWLVNYFGSLSVEDSLECLRAMLSANIRQNLQICVQVASKYHEQLSTQSLTELFESFKSFEGLFYFLGSIVNFSQDPEVHFKYIQAACKTGQIKEVERICRESNCYDPERVKNFLKEAKLTDQLPLIIVCDRFDFVHDLVLYLYRNNLQKYIEIYVQKVNPSRLPVVIGGLLDVDCSEDVIKNLILVVRGQFSTDELVAEVEKRNRLKLLLPWLEARIHEGCEEPATHNALAKIYIDSNNNPERFLRENPYYDSRVVGKYCEKRDPHLACVAYERGQCDQELIHVCNENSLFKSLSRYLVRRKDPELWASVLLESNPYRRPLIDQVVQTALSETQDPEEVSVTVKAFMTADLPNELIELLEKIVLDNSIFSEHRNLQNLLILTAIKADRTRVMEYINRLDNYDAPDIANIAISNELFEEAFAIFRKFDVNTSAVQVLIEHIGNLDRAYEFAERCNEPAVWSQLAKAQLQKGLVKEAIDSYIKADDPSAYMEVGQAAAQSGNWEDLVKFLQMARKKARESYVETELIFALAKTNRLAELEEFINGPNNAHIQQVGDRCYDEKMYEAAKLLYNNVSNFGRLASTLVHLGEYQAAVDGARKANSTRTWKEVCFACVDGKEFRLAQMCGLHIVVHADELEELINYYQDRGYFEELITMLEAALGLERAHMGMFTELAILYSKFKPQKMREHLELFWSRVNIPKVLRAAEQAHLWGELVFLYDKYEEFDNAIITMMSHPSDAWKESQFKDIITKVANVELYYKATQFYLEFKPLLLNDLLIILSPRLDHTRAVNFFSKVKQLSLVKPYLRSVQNHNNKAVNEALNNLFITEEDYQALRTSIDAYDNFDNISLAQSLERHELIEFRRIAAYLFKGNNRWKQSVELCKKDKLYKDAMQYASESKDTELAEELLQWFLQEDKKECFAACLFTCYDLLRPDVVLETAWRHNLMDFSMPYFIQVMREYLSKVDKLDASESLRKEEEQLTEAQPIVYGTPQLMLTAGPSVAVPPQQPYGYGYPTATGYGQPAQPGFGYGM, encoded by the exons ATGGCTCAAATCCTGCCTATCCGCTTCCAGGAGCACCTGCAG CTCCAAAACCTGGGTATAAACCCAGCGAACATTGGGTTCAGCACCCTCACGATGGAGTCGGATAAGTTCATCTGCATCCGGGAGAAGGTGGGCGAACAGGCCCAGGTGGTGATCATCGACATGAGTGATCCGAATACCCCCATCCGCAGGCCCATCTCTGCAGACAGTGCCATCATGAACCCAGCCAGCAAAGTCATTGCTCTTAAAG CGGCAAAAACCCTTCAgattttcaacattgaaatgaAGAGTAAGATGAAGGCCCACACCATGACCGAGGACGTTACGTTTTGGAAGTGGATCTCTCTCAATACCGTAGCACTTGTGACAGACAATGCGGTCTATCACTGGAGTATGGAAGGAGATTCGCAGCCCATCAAAGTCTTTGACCGACACTCCAGTTTAGCAGGCTGCCAAATTATCAATTACCGCACTGACGCCAAACAGAAATGGCTGCTTCTGATTGGAATTTCTGCACAG CAAAACCGTGTTGTGGGTGCAATGCAACTTTACTCAGTGGACAGAAAGGTGTCGCAGCCGATCGAAGGCCACGCTGCTGGATTTGCTCAGTTTAAAATGGAGGGAAATGCTGAGGAATCCACCCTTTTCTGCTTCGCTGTTCGGGGACAAGCTGGAGGAAAG TTGCACATTATTGAAGTTGGAACACCTCCGTCAGGTAATCAGCCGTTTCCAAAGAAAGCCGTCGACGTGTTTTTCCCTCCAGAGGCCCAGAACGATTTTCCAGTTGCCATGCAG ATAAGCTCCAAGCATGATGTTGTCTTTCTCATCACCAAATACGGCTACATCCACCTGTATGACCTTGAGATGGGCACCTGCATCTACATGAACCGGATCAGTGGAGAGACCATTTTTGTCACCGCCTCCCATGAAGCCACATCTGGCATTATTGGCGTGAACCGGAAAGGACAG GTGCTGTCTGTGTGCGTGGAGGAAGAAAACATCATCCCTTACATCACTAACGTGCTGCAGAACCCTGATCTGGCCCTCAGGATGGCCGTCCGCAACAACTTGGCAGGTGCCGAGGAGCTCTTTGCTCGCAAATTCAACAATCTGTTTGCTGGTGGAAACTACTCTGAAGCTGCCAAAGTGGCTGCCAATGCACCGAAG GGCATCCTGCGCACCCCAGACACCATCCGTCGGTTCCAGAGTGTTCCTGCTCAGCCCGGTCAGACTTCACCCCTGCTGCAGTACTTTGGGATCCTGCTGGACCAGGGCCAGCTGAACAAGTTTGAGTCACTGGAGCTTTGCAGGCCCGTCCTGCAGCAAGGCCGCAAACAGCTCCTGGAGAAATGGCTGAAAGAAGACAAG CTGGAGTGCTCTGAGGAGTTGGGTGATCTGGTGAAGTCTGTGGATCCAACTCTTGCGCTTAGCGTTTATCTAAGGGCCAACGTTCCCAACAAAGTGATCCAGTGTTTCGCAGAGACTGGGCAGTTCCAGAAAATTGTACTGTATGCAAAAAAG GTTGGCTACACTCCAGACTGGATCTTCCTGTTGAGGAACGTCATGCGGGTCAGTCCAGAACAAGGCCTGCAGTTCTCCCAAATGCTCGTTCAAGATGAGGAACCTCTGGCTGACATCACTCAG ATTGTGGATGTGTTCATGGAGTATAACCTGATCCAGCAGTGCACTTCTTTCCTGTTGGACGCGCTGAAGAACAACCGTCCCACTGAGAGTCCTTTGCAGACCCGTCTGTTGGAAATGAACTTGATGCATGCCCCACAG GTGGCAGATGCCATCCTGGGGAACCAGATGTTCACCCACTACGACCGGGCCCATGTGGCTCAGCTGTGTGAGAAGGCAGGTCTTCTACAGCGAGCTCTGGAGCACTACACTGACTTGTATGACATCAAACGGGCCGTGGTCCACACCCACCTGCTAAACCCAGAG TGGCTGGTGAACTACTTCGGCTCTCTGTCAGTGGAGGACTCTCTGGAGTGTCTGAGAGCCATGCTATCTGCTAACATCAGGCAGAACCTCCAGATCTGCGTCCAGGTGGCCTCCAAGTATCACGAGCAGCTCTCCACCCAGTCGCTCACAGAGCTCTTCGAGTCCTTCAAGAGCTTTGAGG GTCTGTTCTACTTTCTGGGCTCCATTGTGAACTTCAGCCAGGATCCAGAGGTTCACTTCAAATACATCCAGGCTGCCTGTAAAACTGGTCAAATCAAGGAAGTGGAGAGAATCTGCAGAGAGAGCAACTGTTACGATCCCGAGCGTGTCAAGAACTTCCTCAAG GAAGCAAAACTGACCGACCAGCTGCCCCTCATCATTGTGTGTGACCGCTTTGACTTTGTCCACGACCTGGTGCTCTACTTGTACCGCAACAACCTGCAGAAGTACATTGAGATCTATGTTCAGAAG GTTAACCCCAGCCGTTTACCCGTGGTGATTGGAGGGCTGCTGGACGTGGACTGCTCCGAGGACGTCATTAAGAATCTCATTCTGGTGGTCAGAGGCCAGTTCTCCACTGATGAGCTTGTGGCCGAGGTGGAGAAAAgaaacag ACTGAAGCTGCTTCTTCCGTGGTTGGAGGCCCGTATCCACGAGGGCTGTGAGGAACCTGCTACCCATAATGCCCTGGCTAAGATCTACATCGACAGCAACAACAACCCTGAGCGCTTCCTTCGAGAAAACCCATATTATGACAGTCGTGTTGTGGGGAAGTACTGTGAGAAGAGGGACCCCCATTTGGCCTGTGTGGCTTATGAGAGAGGACAGTGTGACCAAGAGCTCATCCAT GTTTGCAACGAGAACTCGCTCTTCAAGAGTCTGTCCCGATACCTTGTGCGGCGTAAGGACCCTGAGCTGTGGGCTAGTGTGCTTCTGGAAAGCAACCCCTACAGGAGACCCCTAATCGACCAG GTTGTTCAGACTGCCCTGTCTGAGACCCAGGACCCTGAAGAAGTCTCAGTTACTGTCAAAGCTTTCATGACTGCTGACCTGCCCAATGAACTCATTGAACTCCTGGAGAAGATCGTCCTGGACAACTCTATTTTCAGCGAACACAG GAACCTGCAGAACCTCCTGATCCTCACCGCCATTAAAGCTGACCGCACTCGTGTCATGGAGTACATCAACCGCCTCGACAACTATGACGCCCCAGACATCGCTAACATTGCCATTAGCAATGAGCTCTTCGAGGAGGCTTTTGCAATCTTCAGGAAGTTCGATGTGAACACCTCAGCAGTGCAG GTTCTCATCGAACACATTGGGAATCTGGACCGGGCTTATGAGTTTGCTGAGCGCTGTAATGAGCCGGCCGTGTGGAGTCAGCTGGCTAAAGCACAGCTGCAGAAGGGGCTGGTGAAAGAGGCCATCGACTCTTACATCAAAGCTGACGACCCTTCAGCCTACATGGAAGTGGGACAAGCTGCAGCCCAAAGTG gaAACTGGGAGGATCTGGTCAAGTTTCTGCAGATGGCTCGTAAGAAGGCTCGTGAATCGTATGTGGAGACCGAGCTGATCTTTGCCCTGGCCAAGACTAACCGTCTGGCTGAACTGGAGGAGTTTATCAATGGGCCAAACAACGCACACATTCAACAA GTTGGTGACCGATGCTATGACGAGAAGATGTACGAGGCAGCAAAACTACTTTATAACAATGTATCCAACTTTGGCCGTCTGGCCTCCACTCTGGTGCATCTCGGCGAGTATCAGGCTGCTGTCGATGGGGCCCGCAAGGCCAACAGCACAAGGACCTGGAAAGAG GTTTGCTTTGCCTGTGTTGATGGGAAGGAGTTTCGTCTGGCTCAGATGTGTGGATTACATATTGTCGTTCATGCTGATGAACTTGAGGAGCTCATCAACTACTACCAG GACCGTGGCTATTTCGAGGAGCTGATCACCATGTTGGAGGCGGCGCTGGGGTTGGAGCGCGCTCACATGGGCATGTTCACAGAACTGGCAATCCTCTACTCCAAATTCAAACCGCAGAAGATGAGGGAGCACCTGGAGCTCTTCTGGTCCAGAGTCAACATTCCCAAG GTTTTGAGGGCAGCAGAACAGGCTCACCTGTGGGGAGAGCTAGTCTTCCTGTATGATAAGTATGAGGAGTTTGACAACGCCATTATCACCATGATGAGCCATCCTTCAGATGCCTGGAAGGAGAGCCAGTTCAAGGACATCATAACCAAG GTTGCTAATGTTGAGCTGTATTACAAAGCCACCCAGTTCTACCTGGAGTTCAAACCGCTGTTACTGAATGACCTGTTGATCATATTGTCCCCACGTCTCGACCACACTCGTGCCGTCAACTTCTTCAGCAAG gTCAAGCAATTGTCGTTGGTGAAACCATACCTGAGATCTGTACAGAACCACAACAACAAGGCTGTAAATGAGGCTCTAAATAATCTCTTCATCACTGAGGAGGATTATCAG GCTCTGCGTACATCCATTGATGCTTACGATAACTTCGACAACATATCTCTGGCTCAGAGCTTGGAGAGGCACGAACTCATCGAGTTCAGGCGAATCGCCGCCTACCTGTTCAAAGGCAACAACCGCTGGAAACAGAGCGTGGAACTGTGCAAGAAAGACAAACTCTACAAG GACGCAATGCAGTATGCTTCAGAGTCAAAGGACACAGAGCTGGCTGAGGAGCTGCTGCAGTGGTTCTTGCAGGAAGACAAGAAAGAGTGTTTTGCTGCCTGCCTGTTCACCTGCTACGACCTGCTGAGGCCCGACGTGGTGCTGGAGACCGCCTGGAGGCACAACCTCATGGACTTCTCCATGCCCTACTTCATCCAGGTCATGAGGGAATACCTCAGCAAG